In one Diabrotica virgifera virgifera chromosome 5, PGI_DIABVI_V3a genomic region, the following are encoded:
- the LOC114325121 gene encoding lipid storage droplets surface-binding protein 1 isoform X1 — translation MAHRKRRNRIRKSYATKRLEKEILEQLTTTSQNTTKPVIAQPCYVTVGVQTEDELPSIHKKKAFDINDLESVARISHIPIVESGWSYAEGVYMKIKRSNSLIHWTLDTAEQSAQSVYEAASPAMILLKGPLSSLDQIVCKSLDIVEQTVPSINLPPEMIYWNTKQYVQEVGTKIAQPVLKRADSVKQIGNSVLSSKYTAIAADTLDGALVVAEKYVDKYLPAQDDQASEEVSVPVTEDGPKGKAISTIHHADRFSRKLRRRLTQRTIAEVKALKHQSAEAVHVLTYVLELIATDPVLAYQKGKDLWASLSQDEPENQARPENLEQLIVLLTRESARRVVHLINFSSTLISTLPKRISYSIGAVVNKFLALTDSAVKTVHMENVQEKVVAVLKAQAHVLALAIKNVNNQISEYLEQIAEDLSKRGERPKAVLSVPQITVNTPKATLVNSKQNANGVENN, via the exons ATGGCTCATAGAAAACGAAGAAATCGAATAAGAAAATCGTATGCAACTAAACGTTTGGAAAAAGAAATTTTGGAACAACTGACTACTACATCACAAAATACAACCAAGCCGGTTATTGCACAACCATGCTATGTTACAGTTGGGGTACAGACTGAAGATGAAT TGCCGTCAATACATAAGAAGAAAGCTTTTGATATTAATGATCTAGAATCAGTAGCACGAATCTCTCATATACCAATTGTAGAATCAGGATGGAGTTATGCCGAAGGAGTCTATATGAAAATTAAG AGATCAAATTCGTTGATACACTGGACTTTGGACACTGCCGAGCAATCGGCTCAGTCAGTGTACGAAGCTGCTTCACCGGCAATGATTCTACTAAAAGGACCTTTGTCGTCTCTAGATCAAATTGTTTGCAAAAGTCTAGATATTGTTGAACAAACTGTACCTTCTATCAATTTACCGCCAGAAATG ATTTACTGGAACACGAAACAGTACGTTCAAGAAGTCGGAACGAAGATAGCTCAGCCTGTTTTAAAGAGAGCCGATTCAGTGAAGCAGATTGGAAACAGTGTATTATCCAGCAAATACACTGCCATAGCTGCTGATACTTTGGACGGCGCTTTAGTTGTAGCTGAGAAGTACGTCGATAAATATTTGCCGGCTCAGGATGATCAAGCTTCAGAAG AAGTTTCTGTTCCTGTTACTGAGGATGGTCCTAAAGGAAAAGCGATTAGCACAATTCATCACGCTGACAGGTTTTCAAGAAAGCTTAGAAGACGCTTGACTCAAAGAACAATCGCCGAAGTCAAAGCCCTAAAACACCAAAGTGCCGAAGCAGTACACGTTCTCACATATGTTCTAGAACTG ATTGCTACTGATCCTGTCCTGGCTTACCAAAAAGGAAAAGATTTGTGGGCTAGTTTGAGCCAAGACGAACCGGAGAACCAGGCAAGGCCAGAAAATCTCGAGCAGTTGATTGTACTCTTGACCAGGGAATCTGCCAGAAGAGTTGTTCATCTGATTAATTTCTCAAGCACCTTGATTAGCACACTTCCAAAGAGGATTTCATATTCCATCGGTGCTGTTGTCAACAAGTTCTTAGCTCTGACGGATTCTGCTGTCAAG ACGGTCCATATGGAAAATGTTCAAGAAAAAGTTGTGGCTGTTTTAAAAGCTCAGGCTCACGTATTGGCACTTGCTATAAAGAACGTCAATAATCAAATTAGCGAATATTTG